Within the bacterium genome, the region CTCGCGGAGTTCGTAGTTACACCAGCGCCCCTCCCAGGGCGTGGGCACCACGCTGCTCTTTATGCTGCGGCCACGGGCTTCGGCACGCACCGACTCGATCAGGTCGGCGCGATTGAATCGAAACAGCAGGGTCACCGTGATATCGCCGTCCCGCAGCGTCGCCTTCGCCGACGCATCGTCGACCGCTTCCCACTGTACGCCCTGGCTCGGCAGGAACGCCGTGGGGTACCACGCCGCCTCCGCGATGAAACGCATCAGTTCTCCCTGGGCAACTTTCCCCGTGCCGCGCATGTCGGCCAACTTCACCAGCCCGAACAAGGTGGCGTGCAGGACGCCTTGCCCGGCTACGTAGGCGTCGTGTACGCGCACCGCGATACCCGGAATCACGGCGACGTGCGCATCCCAGAGAAACCCCGGGCGCTTCGTGACGACGCGCTGGGCCGAGCTGAACGACCTCCACCGTTCCCCGCTCTCGCTCGTGTTGAACGTGCC harbors:
- a CDS encoding DUF6544 family protein translates to MLLTVVGPGIVIALALLYGAWRRQSATRALVRRLEAARVAVHPARYNSQELAGLPLPVQRYFRAVLKDGQPLVSAVNLTQTGTFNTSESGERWRSFSSAQRVVTKRPGFLWDAHVAVIPGIAVRVHDAYVAGQGVLHATLFGLVKLADMRGTGKVAQGELMRFIAEAAWYPTAFLPSQGVQWEAVDDASAKATLRDGDITVTLLFRFNRADLIESVRAEARGRSIKSSVVPTPWEGRWCNYELREGMRIPLEGEVAWLLAEGPRPYWRGRLTRVTYEFAR